A window of Nonomuraea angiospora genomic DNA:
CGAACCGATCTGGATGACGCGCCCGCCGCCGTGTTCTTTCATGCCCGGCAGCACCGCCTGCACCAGCAGTGTCGGGCTCTTGACGAAGAACTCGAGCTGGTCGAGCTGCGCCTGCCAGGTGAGATCCTCCAGCGCGATGTACGGCTGCGGGCCGGTCGCGTTGGCCACCAGGACGTGGACCGGGCCGAGGCGCTCAGTGGTGGCGGCGACCAGGGACGACACGTCGGGCTCATGCGTGATGTCGGCGGCGAACGCCTCCGCGGTGCCGCCTGCGGCGCGGATCTCGTCCACCACCCTCGTGGCGCCGGCGGCGTCCCGGTTGTAATTGACGGCGACGGCCAGGCCGTCGGCGGCCAGCCGGCGCGCGATCACGGCACCCAGGCCGCGCGACGCACCGGTCACGAGGGCGACTGCTGTCATGAGACCCGACTCTAGCGACGAGCGCCAATGACGGGCGCCGGTGACGACCACCATCGGCCCCGGGGCCCAGTCAGCTTGATGCCTGGCGGGGAGCGCCGTAGGCCCGTTTCTAGCGGCCTCGCGGCCCGCCGGACACCCCCGCCCCGTACGGTGCCTCCGTCTCGAGGCGGTAGTCCCGGCCGGAGACGGCGCGGTTGGCCTCGATGACGCGCTCGGAAGGCG
This region includes:
- a CDS encoding SDR family NAD(P)-dependent oxidoreductase, producing the protein MTAVALVTGASRGLGAVIARRLAADGLAVAVNYNRDAAGATRVVDEIRAAGGTAEAFAADITHEPDVSSLVAATTERLGPVHVLVANATGPQPYIALEDLTWQAQLDQLEFFVKSPTLLVQAVLPGMKEHGGGRVIQIGSDVVDRKLPSMSAYIAAKSAQHAMTEVWARELGPHGITVNVVAPGWIPVERHAGLDESGYLAEVPLGRMGTPDDVAAAVSFLASEGGAFVTGQRITVNGGHT